In Streptomyces sp. NBC_00433, a single genomic region encodes these proteins:
- a CDS encoding sigma-70 family RNA polymerase sigma factor has translation MAEDMHRTPQTLTEEQAARMLADMNDVIRAGEEMRKLRTEMILVFAGFGWTQDKIARLTEVSQPAVSKQMARHRTGASPPPLGLDLDQHDAPWLEGRLWALADAIAETCDAAACARLAHAMARGRRHFTPQHVDELRRLVEEDLRLRRAELPAGYRAAYDTISRGLDLPRTAAAAPAAPASVRRTLARQVQRDRLTGG, from the coding sequence ATGGCAGAGGACATGCACCGCACACCCCAGACGCTGACCGAGGAGCAGGCCGCCCGCATGCTCGCCGACATGAACGACGTCATCCGCGCCGGCGAGGAGATGCGCAAGCTGCGTACGGAGATGATCCTGGTCTTCGCCGGCTTCGGCTGGACCCAGGACAAGATCGCCCGGCTCACCGAGGTCAGCCAGCCCGCGGTGTCCAAGCAGATGGCCAGGCACCGCACCGGCGCTTCCCCGCCCCCGCTCGGGCTCGACCTCGACCAGCACGACGCGCCCTGGCTCGAAGGGCGGCTGTGGGCGCTCGCCGACGCGATCGCCGAGACCTGCGACGCGGCCGCCTGCGCACGCCTGGCGCACGCCATGGCCAGGGGGCGCAGGCACTTCACCCCGCAGCACGTGGACGAGCTGCGCCGGCTGGTCGAGGAGGACCTGCGGCTGCGCCGGGCCGAACTGCCCGCCGGCTACCGGGCCGCGTACGACACCATCAGCCGCGGCCTCGACCTGCCCCGCACCGCGGCGGCCGCCCCCGCCGCGCCGGCCTCGGTCCGCCGCACGCTGGCCCGCCAGGTCCAGCGCGACCGGCTCACCGGGGGCTGA
- a CDS encoding alpha/beta hydrolase: MPTFTAPDGTRLAYREAGDGDPLLCLPGGPTDARYLGDLGGLSAHRRLILLDPRGTGGSAAPADTSSYRSDRQVEDVEALRAHLGLPLADLLAHSGGTNTAMQYAARHPHRLRRLALIGPSTRAVGIAVDGATRRETARLRAHEPWFPAAFTALEALTSGAGTPADAEAVAPFFYGHWDAAAREHHALGRPANDEAVALFGDGDAFTPAATRAALAAIRSPVLLLTGEFDLNSPPQPTAEVAALFHGATLIVQPAAGHYPWLDDPGAFTAATAAFLA, translated from the coding sequence ATGCCCACCTTCACCGCACCCGACGGGACCCGGCTCGCCTACCGCGAGGCCGGCGACGGCGACCCGCTCCTCTGCCTGCCGGGCGGCCCGACCGACGCCCGCTACCTCGGCGACCTGGGCGGCCTGTCCGCGCACCGCCGGCTGATCCTCCTCGACCCGCGCGGCACCGGCGGCTCCGCCGCGCCCGCTGACACCTCCTCCTACCGCAGCGACCGCCAGGTCGAGGACGTCGAGGCGCTGCGCGCCCACCTCGGCCTGCCGCTGGCCGACCTGCTCGCCCACTCGGGCGGCACCAACACCGCGATGCAGTACGCGGCCCGCCACCCGCACCGGCTCCGCAGGCTCGCCCTGATCGGCCCCAGCACCCGGGCCGTCGGCATCGCGGTCGACGGCGCCACCCGCCGCGAGACCGCCCGGCTCCGCGCGCACGAGCCGTGGTTCCCCGCGGCCTTCACCGCCCTCGAAGCGCTCACCTCGGGCGCGGGCACCCCCGCCGACGCCGAGGCCGTCGCCCCCTTCTTCTACGGCCACTGGGACGCGGCGGCCCGCGAGCACCACGCGCTGGGCCGCCCGGCGAACGACGAAGCCGTCGCCCTCTTCGGCGACGGGGACGCCTTCACCCCGGCCGCCACCCGCGCCGCCCTGGCCGCCATCCGCTCCCCCGTCCTGCTGCTGACCGGCGAGTTCGACCTGAACAGCCCCCCGCAGCCGACCGCCGAGGTCGCCGCCCTCTTCCACGGCGCCACCCTCATCGTCCAGCCGGCCGCGGGCCACTACCCCTGGCTGGACGACCCGGGCGCCTTCACCGCGGCGACCGCGGCCTTCCTGGCCTGA
- a CDS encoding chitinase, with the protein MHLAKWAASASALTLATAGAVVALAPAGNAAAAGVYSVAPYVDMSNSQEGLLDTAITGHGLKAYTAAFVLGSGCNQIWGDTLPIGADSFTDPLIAKAESEGASLIISSGGASGLPLAWTCSNQSSIEAGYQALVNDYGVSQLDFDIEGAAIADTAAAARQMKAMKDLKGSNPDLKFSVTLPVLTSGLTNDGVNILKAAKTAGVKIDVVNIMTMDFYAGTGTEMGQGSVAAAQATLAQMQSVDSGYGYGNLGITPMIGKNDDGSTFTLADAQTVEAFAAQHSIARLAFWSVNRDQPCGGGANSLSTCSQISQSSLAFTDTFMRYAGGSGGTTGGTTTGGTTTGGTTTGGTTGGTSCTVAAWSSTQVYTGGNKVSWKGHTWNAKWWTQGEEPGTTGEWGVWQDLGAC; encoded by the coding sequence ATGCACCTTGCGAAATGGGCGGCTTCCGCCTCCGCGCTCACGCTCGCGACCGCCGGCGCGGTCGTCGCCCTGGCCCCCGCGGGCAATGCCGCGGCGGCCGGCGTCTACTCCGTGGCCCCCTACGTCGACATGTCGAACAGCCAGGAAGGCCTCCTCGACACGGCCATCACCGGACACGGCCTCAAGGCCTACACCGCGGCCTTCGTGCTCGGCTCCGGCTGCAACCAGATCTGGGGCGACACCCTTCCCATCGGCGCCGACTCCTTCACCGACCCGCTGATCGCCAAGGCGGAGTCCGAGGGCGCCTCCCTCATCATCTCCTCCGGCGGCGCCAGCGGCCTGCCGCTCGCCTGGACCTGCTCCAACCAGAGCTCGATCGAGGCCGGCTACCAGGCCCTCGTCAACGACTACGGCGTCAGCCAGCTGGACTTCGACATCGAAGGCGCCGCGATCGCCGACACGGCCGCGGCGGCACGGCAGATGAAGGCGATGAAGGACCTCAAGGGGTCCAACCCCGACCTCAAGTTCTCCGTGACCCTGCCGGTCCTGACCAGCGGGCTGACCAACGACGGCGTGAACATCCTCAAGGCCGCGAAGACCGCGGGCGTCAAGATCGACGTGGTCAACATCATGACCATGGACTTCTACGCGGGCACCGGCACCGAGATGGGCCAGGGCTCGGTCGCCGCGGCCCAGGCCACGCTGGCCCAGATGCAGTCCGTCGACTCGGGCTACGGCTACGGCAACCTCGGGATCACCCCGATGATCGGCAAGAACGACGACGGCTCCACCTTCACCCTGGCGGACGCCCAGACCGTGGAGGCCTTCGCGGCGCAGCACAGCATCGCACGGCTGGCCTTCTGGTCGGTCAACCGCGACCAGCCGTGCGGCGGCGGCGCCAACTCGCTGTCCACGTGCAGCCAGATCAGCCAGAGCAGCCTGGCCTTCACCGACACCTTCATGCGGTACGCGGGCGGCTCGGGCGGCACCACCGGCGGGACGACCACCGGCGGCACCACCACGGGCGGGACCACGACCGGCGGAACCACCGGGGGCACGAGCTGCACCGTCGCCGCCTGGAGCTCCACGCAGGTCTACACGGGCGGCAACAAGGTGTCCTGGAAGGGCCACACCTGGAATGCCAAGTGGTGGACGCAGGGCGAGGAGCCCGGCACCACCGGCGAATGGGGCGTCTGGCAGGACCTCGGCGCCTGCTGA
- the msrA gene encoding peptide-methionine (S)-S-oxide reductase MsrA, which yields MATQMQKAVLAGGCFWGMQDLLRRLPGVTGTRVGYTGGDVPNATYRNHGTHAEAIEITFDPERTDYRAILETFFQIHDPSTKNRQGNDIGMSYRSAIYYVDDEQKRVAEDTIADVDASGLWPGKVVTEVEPEGPFWEAEPEHQDYLERYPDGYTCHFPRPGWRLPARAQG from the coding sequence ATGGCCACGCAGATGCAGAAGGCGGTTCTGGCGGGCGGCTGCTTCTGGGGGATGCAGGACCTGCTGCGCCGGCTGCCGGGAGTGACCGGGACCCGGGTCGGCTACACGGGCGGCGACGTGCCGAATGCCACGTACCGCAACCACGGCACCCACGCCGAGGCCATCGAGATCACCTTCGATCCCGAGCGGACCGACTACCGCGCGATCCTGGAGACCTTCTTCCAGATCCACGACCCGAGCACGAAGAACCGCCAGGGCAACGACATCGGCATGAGCTACCGCTCGGCGATCTACTACGTGGACGACGAGCAGAAGCGGGTCGCCGAGGACACCATCGCCGACGTGGACGCCTCGGGCCTGTGGCCCGGCAAGGTGGTCACCGAGGTGGAGCCCGAGGGGCCCTTCTGGGAGGCCGAGCCCGAGCACCAGGACTACCTGGAGCGGTATCCGGACGGTTACACCTGCCACTTCCCCCGCCCCGGCTGGCGGCTCCCCGCCCGCGCCCAGGGCTGA
- a CDS encoding RNA polymerase sigma-70 factor, which yields MRMSVAGGTGGGAARTEEFEELRPLLFSIAYRVLGSVSEAEDAVQETWLRYRTSTTSPASPKAFLSAVVTRISIDVLRSARVRREEYVGPWVPEPLLTDPYQDPERSAELADSVSMAALLLLERLSPLERAVFVLREVFGFGFPEVASAVGRSQAACRQLAVRARRHMAAGRPRFEADRKERQELADRFFAAFRAGDVDGLRELLAADVHMVGDAGGKAPQVASRFDGADDVVAVLMAVFPMFVRIGGVVEPHEVNGQPGAIFRKGDGKVLNTMALDILDGRIQTIRTVINPDKLGHVGPVADGWEVLDEANGGRLPEA from the coding sequence ATGCGGATGTCCGTGGCGGGCGGGACCGGGGGCGGCGCGGCGCGCACGGAGGAGTTCGAGGAGCTGAGGCCGCTGCTGTTCTCGATCGCCTACCGCGTCCTCGGCAGCGTCAGCGAGGCGGAGGACGCCGTCCAGGAGACCTGGCTGCGCTATCGGACCTCCACGACGTCGCCCGCCTCGCCCAAGGCGTTCCTGTCGGCGGTGGTGACCCGGATCTCGATCGACGTGCTGCGCTCGGCCCGCGTGCGGCGCGAGGAGTACGTCGGGCCGTGGGTCCCCGAGCCGCTGCTCACCGACCCCTACCAGGACCCGGAGCGGTCGGCGGAGCTGGCCGACTCCGTGTCGATGGCGGCGCTGCTGCTGCTGGAGCGGCTCAGCCCGCTGGAGCGCGCGGTCTTCGTGCTGCGCGAGGTCTTCGGCTTCGGCTTCCCCGAGGTCGCCTCCGCCGTCGGGCGCTCGCAGGCCGCCTGCCGGCAGCTGGCCGTACGCGCGCGCCGTCACATGGCCGCCGGCCGTCCGCGCTTCGAGGCCGACCGCAAGGAGCGCCAGGAGCTGGCGGACCGGTTCTTCGCGGCATTCAGGGCGGGCGACGTGGACGGGCTGCGGGAGTTGCTCGCCGCCGACGTCCACATGGTCGGCGACGCAGGCGGCAAGGCGCCGCAGGTGGCCAGCCGCTTCGACGGGGCCGACGACGTGGTCGCGGTGCTGATGGCGGTCTTCCCGATGTTCGTCAGGATCGGCGGCGTCGTGGAGCCGCACGAGGTGAACGGGCAGCCGGGCGCGATCTTCCGCAAGGGCGACGGCAAGGTGCTCAACACCATGGCGCTGGACATCCTGGACGGCCGCATCCAGACGATCCGCACGGTGATCAACCCTGACAAACTCGGCCATGTCGGCCCGGTGGCGGACGGCTGGGAGGTGCTCGACGAGGCGAACGGCGGACGCCTGCCGGAGGCCTGA
- a CDS encoding ATP-dependent endonuclease, with the protein MADMAAFREAVTGWAAGGPGDLARELAAPLPVRAAVLLEGPSDAAAVDALAASRGRDLAAEGVCLVPMGGAMSVGRFVRLLGPPGLGLRLTGLCDQNERQFYARALAGAGVPERDFFVCAADLEDELIRALGPARVAELARAEGDGRALETFLSQPAQRERTAEQQMRRFLGTKKGRKIRYGRVLVEALGPDRVPAPLDGLLASL; encoded by the coding sequence ATGGCTGACATGGCGGCATTCCGCGAGGCGGTCACCGGGTGGGCGGCCGGTGGCCCCGGCGACCTGGCCCGCGAGCTGGCGGCGCCGCTGCCGGTGCGGGCGGCGGTCCTGCTCGAAGGGCCGAGCGACGCCGCCGCGGTCGACGCGCTGGCCGCGAGCCGTGGCAGGGACCTGGCGGCCGAGGGGGTCTGCCTGGTGCCGATGGGCGGTGCGATGAGCGTCGGGCGCTTCGTCCGGCTGCTCGGGCCGCCGGGCCTCGGCCTGCGCCTGACAGGGCTGTGCGACCAGAATGAGCGGCAGTTCTACGCCCGCGCGCTGGCGGGGGCCGGCGTGCCGGAGCGGGACTTCTTCGTGTGCGCGGCGGACCTGGAGGACGAGCTGATCCGCGCGCTGGGCCCGGCCCGGGTGGCGGAGCTGGCACGGGCGGAGGGCGACGGGCGGGCCCTGGAGACCTTCCTGAGCCAGCCGGCCCAGCGGGAGCGCACCGCGGAGCAGCAGATGCGGCGCTTCCTCGGGACGAAGAAGGGGCGCAAGATCCGCTACGGCCGGGTCCTGGTCGAGGCGCTCGGCCCCGACCGCGTCCCCGCCCCGCTGGACGGGCTGCTCGCGAGCCTGTGA
- a CDS encoding NPCBM/NEW2 domain-containing protein codes for MWAGGLGLAAFTAGVATAPPAAALDNGLAITPPMGFNDWNSFGCDVNEQLIKDTADYFVSSGLKAAGYTYVNIDDCWLTHSRDAGGRLVPDPVKFPDGIKGTADYVHSKGLKLGIYEDAGTATCAGYPGSLGHETVDAQSFADWGVDYLKYDNCNNKSDGTRADFVNRYTAMGDALKATGRPIVYSLCEWGQQQPWEWAASVGNLWRTTGDISDNWASLKSITAQNLPLAAAAGPGQWNDPDMLEVGNGGMTDTEYRTHFSLWSMMNAPLLIGTDLRKATPETMNILLNKEVIALDQDSLGKQATVLSSAGGASVVVKQLANGDRAVALYNESDQPQHISTTAAAIGLSRSALGYQVRDLWQHSSYQSAGTLAATVPAHGTTLLRVSRPGRLLQDAPLVDSGVNGTTVHIQPGQGADVTTYTSDLGTVPALEVKVELTAPDGWTVRPKGRTSTIALPGGHTFATTWHIDVPAGTATGTYPLSGSVGYSGLLAHSSVSQPLSGQVSVAVPPPAGSSYLSDLRWESVSNGYGPVELDTSNGEAQAGDGHPITLQGTVYAKGLGVHAPSDVAYYTAGKCTTLTATVGVDDEKKNSKGSVEFQVVADGKQVAGTGVLTNADGSRPLTADVTGAQEVHLVVTDGGDGNDSDHADWAGATITCS; via the coding sequence ATGTGGGCCGGCGGGCTCGGCCTGGCCGCCTTCACCGCCGGTGTCGCCACCGCGCCCCCCGCCGCGGCGCTGGACAACGGCCTGGCCATCACCCCGCCGATGGGCTTCAACGACTGGAACTCCTTCGGCTGCGACGTCAACGAGCAGCTGATCAAGGACACCGCCGACTACTTCGTCAGCTCCGGGCTCAAGGCGGCCGGCTACACCTACGTCAACATCGACGACTGCTGGCTGACCCACTCCCGCGACGCCGGCGGGCGCCTGGTCCCCGACCCGGTGAAATTCCCCGACGGCATCAAGGGCACGGCGGACTACGTCCACAGCAAGGGCCTCAAGCTCGGCATCTACGAGGACGCGGGCACCGCGACCTGCGCCGGCTACCCCGGCAGCCTCGGCCACGAGACCGTCGACGCCCAGAGCTTCGCCGACTGGGGCGTGGACTACCTCAAGTACGACAACTGCAACAACAAGAGCGACGGCACCCGGGCCGACTTCGTGAACCGCTACACCGCCATGGGCGACGCGCTCAAGGCGACCGGCCGCCCGATCGTCTACTCGCTGTGCGAGTGGGGCCAGCAGCAGCCCTGGGAATGGGCCGCCAGCGTCGGCAACCTGTGGCGCACCACCGGCGACATCAGCGACAACTGGGCCAGCCTGAAGTCCATCACCGCCCAGAACCTGCCGCTGGCCGCCGCCGCGGGACCTGGCCAGTGGAACGACCCGGACATGCTGGAGGTCGGCAACGGCGGCATGACCGACACGGAATACCGCACCCACTTCTCGCTGTGGTCGATGATGAACGCGCCGCTGCTCATCGGCACCGACCTGCGCAAGGCCACCCCCGAGACGATGAACATCCTGCTCAACAAGGAGGTCATCGCCCTGGACCAGGACTCGCTCGGCAAGCAGGCCACCGTGCTGTCCTCCGCCGGGGGCGCCTCGGTGGTCGTCAAGCAGCTGGCGAACGGCGACCGCGCGGTCGCCCTCTACAACGAGTCCGACCAGCCGCAGCACATCTCCACCACCGCCGCCGCGATCGGCCTGTCCCGTTCCGCCCTCGGCTACCAGGTACGGGACCTGTGGCAGCACAGCTCCTACCAGTCGGCGGGCACGCTGGCCGCGACCGTGCCCGCGCACGGCACCACCCTGCTGCGGGTCAGCAGGCCAGGACGCCTGTTGCAGGACGCACCGCTGGTCGACTCGGGTGTCAACGGCACCACCGTCCACATCCAGCCCGGCCAGGGCGCCGACGTCACCACCTACACCTCCGACCTCGGCACCGTTCCCGCCCTGGAGGTCAAGGTCGAGCTGACCGCGCCCGACGGCTGGACGGTACGCCCCAAGGGCCGCACCAGCACCATCGCCCTGCCCGGCGGCCACACCTTCGCCACCACCTGGCACATCGACGTGCCCGCGGGCACCGCGACCGGCACCTACCCGCTGTCCGGCTCGGTCGGCTACAGCGGCCTACTGGCGCACAGCTCCGTGAGCCAGCCGCTGAGCGGCCAGGTCTCGGTCGCGGTCCCGCCGCCGGCCGGCTCCTCCTACCTCAGCGACCTGCGGTGGGAGTCGGTCAGCAACGGCTACGGCCCGGTGGAGCTGGACACCAGCAACGGTGAGGCCCAGGCCGGCGACGGCCACCCGATCACGCTGCAGGGCACCGTCTACGCCAAGGGCCTCGGCGTGCACGCCCCGAGCGACGTGGCCTACTACACCGCCGGCAAGTGCACCACGCTGACGGCCACCGTCGGTGTGGACGACGAGAAGAAGAACAGCAAGGGCTCGGTGGAATTCCAGGTCGTGGCCGACGGCAAGCAGGTCGCAGGCACCGGCGTCCTCACCAACGCCGACGGCAGCAGGCCGCTGACCGCCGACGTCACCGGCGCCCAGGAGGTCCACCTGGTCGTCACCGACGGCGGCGACGGCAACGACAGCGACCACGCCGACTGGGCGGGCGCCACCATCACCTGCTCCTGA
- a CDS encoding beta-galactosidase — translation MQRQQIGSGAVRPRRRARWWAGIAAGTAIALSAGMTGPAMAAGAGHADTAASAAAAPAAAHKPRTVTFDGYSFMVDGKRTYLWSGEFHYFRLPSPDLWLDIFQKMKAAGFNATSLYFDWDYHSPAPGVYDFTGVRDVDKLLDMAEQAGLYVIARPAPYINAEVDSGGLPGWLTTKDEKNRTNDPKFLKYADEWLTQIDRIIARHQVTNGTGSVIAYQVENEYYNGSADARAYMKHLEDKATADGITVPLTGNNNGTFNSGDGALAVDGPDSYPQGFNCSNPTKWSGVPDLSYDHPAGKPLYSPEYQGGAFDPWGGPGYDKCAQLINDQFADVFYKQNIAVGATAQSFYMTYGGTNWGWLGEPQNYTSYDYGAAIRENRQLDPKYDEDKLIGYFTQSVAPLTKTDAIRATPPDDSAVIDTARMNPDTKTQFHVLRHGDSTATTTDTTHIALDFNAQPVTDTTYTWDDADSALQYTGTWSHVVNQSYTAGDYKKTESFSNKAGDSVTIPFDGTAVRWIGPKTNNHGYADVYLDGAKVATVDDSGSENQAVVFQKSGLEAGAHTLKIVATGTHNSATSTDNFVSVDAVDVPTAGTAEPTYPVVPQQPGTAITLDGRDSHIIVANYKLGDSQLQYSTSEIMTTATIGDRDVSVLYGDAGSDGETVLHYTSRPTVTSSGGEVSTTWDAATGDLRLNYRHQGLIPIAVSGGGSRPQLLLVGDKATAATFWRQDTATGPVLVRGSHLLRTATSEDHGRTVALTGDNADDKDIEVFTSADRVSWNGRTLSTKASPTGSRTGQIPVAAPVQLPALKNWKHEEESPEAAAAFDDSSWQVADKTTTNSSSGVNSLPVLYADDYGFHTGNTWYRGRFRADGGETGIHLVSDSGGRAQAFSAWINGTFLGSSTTGSADFTFPAGSVKPTGDNVISVLTVNMGHEEDYNSSNGNKTARGLTSASLVGAPLTPVTWRIQGVRGGEDLLDTVRGPLANGGLYGERAGWSLPGYPDSGWKPVSLPATDNRPGVSWYRTDADLDLPRGQDTSVGLTFTDDPSRKYRATIFVNGWQVGNYVNYLGPQHTFPIPNGILDPDGHNSIAIAVWNLDGSTGGLGKVELTNYGSYASSLHVAQNASPRYDRATYAMPAAPGVAVALGVPNTVQPGQAFTASATVGVPAGQPVALALKAALDLPEGWTATAAGPTSAALLLPGRSATFQWTVRPPAGTLPSASALGVTAQYLQRGRKATAGDERIVGAIPPPPAAGEDAVSDLAFLSSTNGWGPVERDRSVGGQSAGDGRALSIAGTAYAKGIGTNSVSDVQLYLGGTCTRLTAQVGVDDETGGAGTVTFSVIADGKTLVTTPTVRGKQAALPIDVDVTGAKVLDLVVGDAGDGNGNDHGDWGTPTLTCG, via the coding sequence GTGCAGAGACAGCAGATCGGTTCCGGGGCCGTGAGACCCCGCCGCCGGGCACGATGGTGGGCGGGCATCGCCGCGGGCACGGCCATCGCCCTGTCCGCGGGCATGACGGGGCCCGCGATGGCGGCGGGCGCCGGGCACGCCGACACCGCCGCGAGCGCCGCCGCTGCACCCGCGGCAGCGCACAAGCCGCGTACGGTGACCTTCGACGGCTACTCGTTCATGGTCGACGGCAAGCGCACGTACCTGTGGTCGGGGGAGTTCCACTACTTCCGGCTCCCCAGCCCCGACCTGTGGCTGGACATCTTCCAGAAGATGAAGGCGGCCGGCTTCAACGCCACCTCCCTCTACTTCGACTGGGACTACCACTCGCCCGCGCCGGGGGTCTACGACTTCACCGGCGTGCGCGACGTCGACAAGCTGCTCGACATGGCCGAGCAGGCCGGGCTGTACGTGATCGCCCGCCCGGCGCCCTACATCAACGCCGAGGTCGACAGTGGCGGCCTGCCCGGGTGGCTGACCACCAAGGACGAGAAGAACCGGACCAACGACCCGAAGTTCCTGAAGTACGCGGACGAGTGGCTGACCCAGATCGACCGGATCATCGCCCGCCACCAGGTGACCAACGGCACCGGCTCGGTGATCGCCTACCAGGTCGAGAACGAGTACTACAACGGCTCGGCCGACGCCCGCGCCTACATGAAGCACCTGGAGGACAAGGCCACCGCCGACGGCATCACGGTGCCGCTCACCGGCAACAACAACGGCACCTTCAACTCCGGTGACGGAGCCCTGGCCGTGGACGGCCCCGACTCCTACCCGCAGGGCTTCAACTGCTCCAACCCCACCAAGTGGAGCGGCGTCCCCGACCTCAGCTACGACCACCCGGCCGGCAAGCCGCTCTACTCGCCCGAATACCAGGGCGGCGCCTTCGACCCGTGGGGCGGCCCCGGCTACGACAAGTGCGCCCAGCTGATCAACGACCAGTTCGCCGACGTCTTCTACAAGCAGAACATCGCCGTCGGCGCGACCGCCCAGAGCTTCTACATGACCTACGGCGGCACCAACTGGGGCTGGCTGGGCGAGCCGCAGAACTACACGTCGTACGACTACGGCGCCGCGATCCGGGAGAACCGGCAGCTCGACCCGAAGTACGACGAGGACAAGCTGATCGGCTACTTCACCCAGTCGGTGGCCCCGCTGACCAAGACCGACGCGATCAGGGCGACCCCGCCCGACGACAGCGCCGTGATCGACACCGCCCGGATGAACCCGGACACCAAGACGCAGTTCCACGTCCTGCGGCACGGCGACTCCACCGCCACGACGACCGACACGACGCACATCGCCCTGGACTTCAACGCCCAGCCGGTCACCGACACCACCTACACGTGGGACGACGCCGACTCCGCGCTGCAGTACACGGGCACCTGGTCGCATGTGGTGAACCAGAGCTACACCGCCGGCGACTACAAGAAGACCGAGTCGTTCTCCAACAAGGCAGGCGACTCCGTCACCATCCCCTTCGACGGCACCGCGGTCCGCTGGATCGGCCCGAAGACCAACAACCACGGCTACGCCGACGTCTACCTCGACGGCGCCAAGGTGGCCACCGTCGACGACTCCGGCAGCGAGAACCAGGCGGTGGTCTTCCAGAAGTCCGGCCTGGAGGCCGGTGCGCACACCCTGAAGATCGTCGCCACCGGCACCCACAACAGCGCCACGTCCACCGACAACTTCGTGTCGGTCGACGCCGTCGACGTGCCGACCGCCGGCACAGCCGAGCCGACCTACCCGGTCGTGCCGCAGCAGCCGGGCACCGCGATCACCCTCGACGGGCGCGACTCGCACATCATCGTGGCGAACTACAAGCTCGGCGACTCGCAGCTGCAGTACTCGACCTCCGAGATCATGACCACCGCGACCATCGGCGACCGGGACGTCTCCGTGCTCTACGGCGACGCGGGCAGCGACGGCGAGACCGTGCTGCACTACACCTCCCGGCCCACCGTGACGAGCAGTGGCGGCGAGGTCAGCACCACCTGGGACGCCGCCACCGGCGACCTGCGGCTGAACTACCGTCACCAGGGCCTGATCCCGATCGCCGTCAGCGGCGGCGGCTCGCGCCCGCAGCTGCTGCTCGTCGGCGACAAGGCCACGGCCGCGACCTTCTGGCGCCAGGACACCGCGACCGGCCCGGTGCTGGTACGCGGCAGCCACCTGCTGCGCACCGCCACCAGCGAGGACCACGGCCGTACGGTCGCGCTCACCGGTGACAATGCCGACGACAAGGACATCGAGGTCTTCACCTCGGCCGACCGCGTCAGCTGGAACGGCCGCACCCTGAGCACCAAGGCGTCGCCCACCGGCAGCCGTACCGGACAGATACCGGTCGCCGCCCCGGTGCAACTGCCCGCGCTGAAGAACTGGAAGCACGAGGAGGAGTCCCCGGAAGCCGCGGCGGCCTTCGACGACTCCAGCTGGCAGGTGGCCGACAAGACGACCACCAACAGCTCCTCCGGCGTCAACTCGCTGCCCGTGCTCTATGCCGACGACTACGGCTTCCACACCGGCAACACCTGGTACCGCGGCCGCTTCCGCGCGGACGGCGGCGAGACCGGCATCCACCTGGTCTCCGACTCCGGCGGCAGGGCGCAGGCCTTCTCCGCCTGGATCAACGGCACCTTCCTCGGCAGCTCCACCACCGGCAGCGCCGACTTCACCTTCCCGGCCGGGTCGGTGAAGCCGACCGGGGACAACGTCATATCCGTCCTGACGGTGAACATGGGCCACGAGGAGGACTACAACTCCTCCAACGGCAACAAGACCGCCCGCGGCCTGACCAGCGCCTCCCTCGTCGGGGCGCCGCTGACCCCGGTCACCTGGCGGATCCAGGGCGTCCGCGGCGGCGAGGACCTGCTCGACACGGTCCGCGGTCCGCTCGCCAACGGCGGCCTCTACGGCGAGCGCGCCGGCTGGTCGCTGCCCGGCTACCCGGACAGCGGCTGGAAGCCGGTCTCGCTGCCGGCCACCGACAACCGCCCCGGCGTGTCCTGGTACCGCACCGACGCCGACCTGGACCTGCCGCGCGGGCAGGACACCTCGGTCGGCCTGACCTTCACCGACGACCCGTCGCGCAAATACCGCGCCACGATCTTCGTCAACGGCTGGCAGGTCGGCAACTACGTCAACTACCTGGGCCCGCAGCACACCTTCCCGATACCGAACGGCATCCTCGACCCCGACGGGCACAACAGCATCGCCATCGCGGTGTGGAACCTGGACGGCAGCACCGGCGGGCTCGGCAAGGTGGAGCTGACGAACTACGGCAGCTACGCCTCGTCGCTGCACGTCGCGCAGAACGCGAGCCCGCGCTACGACCGCGCCACGTACGCGATGCCGGCCGCGCCCGGCGTCGCGGTGGCCCTCGGGGTGCCGAACACCGTGCAGCCCGGCCAGGCCTTCACCGCCTCGGCGACCGTCGGCGTCCCGGCCGGGCAGCCGGTCGCCCTCGCACTGAAGGCGGCGCTCGACCTGCCCGAGGGCTGGACGGCGACCGCTGCAGGGCCCACGTCGGCGGCCCTGCTGCTGCCCGGCAGATCGGCCACCTTCCAGTGGACGGTACGTCCGCCGGCCGGGACACTGCCCTCCGCGTCGGCGCTCGGCGTCACCGCCCAGTACCTCCAGCGCGGCCGCAAGGCGACCGCGGGCGACGAGCGCATCGTCGGCGCGATCCCGCCGCCACCGGCGGCCGGCGAGGACGCGGTCAGCGACCTGGCCTTCCTCTCGTCCACCAACGGATGGGGCCCGGTGGAGCGCGACCGCAGCGTAGGCGGGCAGTCGGCCGGTGACGGCCGGGCGCTCAGCATCGCGGGCACCGCCTACGCGAAGGGAATCGGCACCAACTCCGTCAGCGACGTGCAGCTCTACCTCGGGGGCACCTGCACCCGGCTGACCGCCCAGGTCGGCGTCGACGACGAGACCGGAGGCGCCGGTACGGTCACCTTCTCGGTGATCGCCGACGGCAAGACACTGGTCACCACCCCGACGGTCCGCGGCAAGCAGGCGGCCCTGCCGATCGACGTCGACGTCACCGGGGCCAAGGTGCTCGACCTGGTGGTCGGCGACGCGGGCGACGGCAACGGCAACGACCACGGCGACTGGGGGACGCCCACCCTGACCTGCGGCTGA